One region of Flavobacterium sp. GSB-24 genomic DNA includes:
- a CDS encoding DUF2157 domain-containing protein, which produces MKKFDEQSTLSLYEKGLITENQFEEVKAYRNLNIFSVNAELKLFLYLSVLLFTSGIGILIYENIDTIGHIAILSLLLIVIAICFYYCFKNSKGFQKTETTFEHPVLEYLVLLANILTCIFIGYLQFQYKPFGEHYGLATLVPTIVSFFCAYYFDNKSVLTIAVTGLAAYIGLSVTPQDLLQNNDFYASDSLSYSAVMLGVLLIVWTIYSNRISLKTHFSLIFLTFALHIISIAAISNLLHHYILIWLIFAGVLIGSTFYFYKVSYEFKAMSIYVFMIVYGYVGINILIFRIFENVDFSNIWELFIFLLPAYFIGSIIMFIKLIKNFHKEIAE; this is translated from the coding sequence ATGAAAAAATTTGACGAGCAGTCTACTTTAAGTCTTTATGAAAAAGGTTTAATTACAGAAAATCAGTTTGAAGAAGTTAAAGCATATCGAAATTTAAATATCTTTTCGGTAAATGCAGAATTAAAGTTATTTCTTTATTTATCAGTTTTGCTGTTTACTTCAGGAATTGGAATCTTGATCTATGAAAATATAGATACAATTGGTCATATTGCTATTCTTTCCCTTCTTTTAATCGTAATAGCAATTTGTTTTTATTATTGTTTCAAGAATTCAAAAGGTTTTCAAAAAACAGAAACAACTTTCGAGCATCCTGTTTTAGAATATCTGGTTTTATTAGCTAATATTTTAACCTGTATTTTTATTGGTTACCTTCAATTTCAATACAAACCTTTTGGAGAACATTACGGATTAGCCACTTTAGTTCCAACGATAGTCAGTTTCTTTTGTGCTTATTATTTTGATAATAAAAGCGTATTAACAATTGCCGTAACGGGTTTAGCGGCTTATATCGGACTTTCGGTAACGCCTCAGGATTTATTACAAAATAATGATTTTTATGCCAGCGATAGTTTGAGCTATTCTGCTGTTATGCTGGGAGTTTTACTCATAGTATGGACCATTTATAGTAATCGAATTTCACTCAAAACTCATTTTAGTTTGATCTTTCTAACTTTTGCTCTGCACATTATAAGTATTGCGGCAATAAGCAATTTACTGCATCATTACATTTTAATTTGGCTGATTTTCGCAGGTGTTTTAATTGGTTCAACATTTTATTTTTATAAAGTTAGTTACGAATTCAAAGCAATGTCGATCTATGTATTTATGATTGTGTACGGTTATGTTGGAATAAATATATTGATATTTAGAATTTTCGAAAATGTTGATTTCTCCAATATTTGGGAATTATTTATTTTCTTATTGCCGGCTTATTTTATCGGTTCAATTATAATGTTCATCAAATTAATCAAAAACTTTCATAAAGAA